One genomic segment of Chitinibacter sp. FCG-7 includes these proteins:
- a CDS encoding TonB-dependent siderophore receptor, translating to MKQVKWRVHPLVLALCAAGMTMSAGAVLASDAALLQEVEVAAETAAQERNAGNWSVGESRAATKTTTPLNELAQAVSVVSQAQIEAQMPRTIAQALDYAPGAYSGLFGNAMRYDYVALRGFADTSMANTTLDGMRLMSDAGSFSAFQIDPYFVERIDLVRGPISVLYGNAAPGGMVALMSKQPQMAKHSEIRLELGSHNTLGLGFDLAGGLSDTLSYRLTGLGREADSMQDHASEKRLVIMPQLMWLPSENTALLLQAYAQNDPEGGYHSGTPYEGSVIAHAGRKVSREFFDGEPNKDQFDREQRMLGYQFAHRFNTAWQVRQNVRYTNSDYVSKQFYQSGWSSDTELSRGYSFSKEELKGLAVDTRVQGTFATGALIHDVVAGLDYQGRKNTGFWGWGTVAGIDAFQPVYGNTTVSNIGKSNWVREFRQLGYYLQDQITLGAWRLTGGIRYDRAKTSTLDTDTQSKTEWDGGETSRRLGVLYLFDNGLAPYASYSESFDPSSNVDAAGKVLQPSRGTQWEVGVKYQPNSATMLTAALYDLQQKNVARMVPGQGHFESVGTVKSRGLELEGHLALSKQFNLQAAYTYSDMTIRNGEAQAEGKRPRQSPEQLASAWLNYTPVTGARIGVGARYIGKSYADLANTMTVPAVTLFDLSASFDLGAWQGQLKGASVQISANNLFDKNYVAACYGENYCYFGNERSVSTSIKYSW from the coding sequence ATGAAGCAAGTGAAATGGAGAGTGCATCCGCTGGTGCTGGCCTTATGCGCAGCAGGCATGACAATGAGTGCGGGGGCCGTGCTGGCCAGCGATGCTGCGCTATTGCAGGAGGTGGAAGTCGCGGCCGAGACGGCGGCGCAGGAGCGGAATGCGGGGAACTGGTCGGTGGGTGAAAGCCGTGCGGCGACCAAGACCACCACGCCGCTTAATGAGCTGGCGCAAGCGGTCAGCGTAGTCAGCCAGGCGCAGATCGAAGCGCAGATGCCGCGCACGATTGCGCAGGCGCTGGACTATGCGCCGGGTGCGTATTCAGGCCTCTTTGGCAATGCCATGCGCTACGACTACGTGGCCTTGCGCGGTTTTGCCGATACCAGCATGGCCAATACCACGCTGGATGGCATGCGGCTGATGTCAGATGCGGGCAGCTTTAGCGCCTTCCAGATTGACCCGTATTTTGTCGAACGGATCGACCTGGTGCGCGGGCCGATTTCGGTGCTGTACGGCAATGCCGCGCCGGGCGGCATGGTGGCGCTGATGAGCAAGCAGCCGCAAATGGCCAAGCACAGCGAAATCCGTCTGGAGCTGGGCAGCCACAATACGCTGGGTCTGGGCTTTGATCTGGCCGGTGGCCTGAGCGATACCTTGAGCTATCGCCTGACCGGCTTGGGGCGCGAAGCTGACAGCATGCAGGATCACGCCAGCGAAAAGCGGCTGGTGATCATGCCGCAACTGATGTGGCTGCCGTCGGAAAATACCGCCTTGCTATTGCAAGCCTACGCGCAGAACGACCCGGAAGGCGGGTATCACAGCGGCACGCCGTATGAGGGCTCGGTGATTGCACACGCCGGACGCAAAGTGAGCCGCGAGTTTTTTGACGGCGAGCCGAACAAGGATCAATTTGACCGCGAACAGCGCATGCTGGGCTATCAGTTTGCCCATCGTTTCAACACGGCCTGGCAAGTGCGGCAGAACGTACGCTACACCAACTCGGATTATGTCTCCAAGCAGTTTTATCAAAGTGGCTGGAGTAGCGATACCGAGCTATCACGGGGGTATAGCTTCTCGAAAGAGGAGCTGAAAGGCCTAGCGGTCGATACCCGTGTGCAAGGCACATTTGCTACGGGTGCGCTGATTCATGATGTTGTCGCCGGGCTTGATTATCAGGGGCGCAAAAATACCGGCTTCTGGGGCTGGGGCACGGTGGCGGGCATTGATGCCTTCCAGCCGGTGTACGGCAACACGACGGTTAGCAATATTGGCAAATCGAACTGGGTGCGTGAATTCAGACAGCTGGGCTACTACCTGCAAGACCAGATCACATTGGGTGCGTGGCGCTTGACCGGCGGGATTCGCTACGATCGCGCCAAGACCTCCACGCTGGATACCGACACCCAGAGCAAAACCGAATGGGACGGCGGCGAAACCAGCCGTCGCCTGGGCGTGCTGTATTTGTTCGACAACGGCCTGGCGCCGTATGCCAGCTATAGCGAATCGTTTGACCCCAGCAGCAATGTCGATGCAGCCGGTAAAGTTCTGCAGCCATCGCGTGGCACGCAATGGGAAGTGGGCGTGAAATATCAGCCTAATTCCGCCACCATGCTGACCGCCGCGCTCTACGATCTGCAGCAGAAAAATGTTGCCCGCATGGTGCCCGGCCAAGGCCATTTTGAATCAGTCGGCACGGTCAAATCGCGCGGGCTGGAGCTCGAAGGCCATCTTGCCCTGAGCAAGCAATTCAATCTGCAGGCGGCCTACACCTATAGCGATATGACCATCCGCAATGGAGAAGCGCAGGCCGAAGGCAAGCGCCCGCGCCAATCGCCAGAGCAGCTGGCATCGGCATGGCTGAACTACACGCCCGTCACCGGCGCCCGGATCGGGGTGGGCGCGCGCTATATCGGCAAGAGCTACGCCGATCTGGCCAACACCATGACCGTGCCAGCCGTCACGTTGTTTGACCTGTCGGCCAGCTTCGATCTGGGCGCCTGGCAAGGCCAGCTAAAAGGCGCCTCAGTGCAAATCAGCGCCAATAATCTGTTCGACAAAAACTATGTGGCAGCGTGCTACGGCGAAAATTATTGCTACTTCGGCAATGAGCGCAGCGTCAGCACCTCGATCAAATACAGCTGGTAA
- a CDS encoding helix-turn-helix domain-containing protein: MVEVAESCGINRMTLSKIAGQKDCSTVTDHIDKLCAYFGCEVGDLPVYVPTDEEHKD, translated from the coding sequence TTGGTCGAAGTCGCAGAGTCTTGCGGGATAAACCGGATGACCTTGTCGAAAATTGCGGGCCAAAAAGACTGCAGCACGGTCACCGATCATATTGATAAGCTGTGCGCTTATTTCGGGTGCGAGGTTGGGGATTTGCCTGTCTATGTACCCACAGACGAAGAGCACAAAGACTAA
- a CDS encoding DNA polymerase II has protein sequence MLQKGFLLTRQWRDTAAGIELDFWLATDHGPRHVRLTHQTSTAFIPACQREQTEAILRNKKHGQMRGAELRPLALSDFQHRTVLGLYTHQYKHLGKLERQLRQAGIDVYEADIFPTDRYLMERFITGPVWFHDQPDCEVSVLNSDLKPESGYRPQLRLVSLDIETSARGELYSIALEGCGQRQVYMLGPQNGEDQEFDFTLTYCESRPQLLEQLNRWIVTYDPDAIIGWNLVQFDLRILQQHAEQYRIPLRLGRDGSVMEWRKHPQQEHFFASVAGRLIIDGIEALKSATWSFPSFSLEYVSQTLLGEGKASDNPYQRMDEIQRRFEEDKPALAKYNLKDCELVTRIFAKTELIPFLLERATVTGLPIDRSGGSVAAFTHRYLPLMHRLGYVAPNLGDIHGQPSPGGFVMNSQPGLYDSVLVLDYKSLYPSIIRSFLIDPVGLIEGMLHPEDEFSVPGFVGARFSRTKHCLPAIVSQISQGREDAKRESNAPLSQALKIIMNSFYGVLGSSGCRFFDPRLASSITMRGHEIMHKTRQLIEQQGYTVIYGDTDSTFVWLKHAHSEAQAADIGHRLAKHINHWWQQHLQSQFGLESALELQFEKHYCRFFMPTIRGTEEGSKKRYAGLTLRADGTDEIVYKGLETVRTDWTPLAQQFQQALYGRIFRQQAYQDFVREYVERTLNGEFDDLLVYRKRLRRPIADYQRNVPPHVRAARIADEYNRQHGRPQQYQNGGWISYVITGAGPEPLEARHQKIDYEHYITSQLKPIADAILPLLQDNFDNLISRQKKLF, from the coding sequence ATGCTTCAAAAGGGATTTCTTCTCACTCGCCAATGGCGCGATACCGCGGCTGGGATCGAGCTTGATTTTTGGCTGGCAACTGATCATGGGCCACGCCACGTGCGCTTAACACATCAGACTTCAACCGCCTTTATTCCTGCCTGCCAGCGCGAGCAGACAGAAGCCATCTTACGCAACAAGAAGCATGGGCAGATGCGAGGCGCGGAGTTGCGCCCGCTTGCGCTGTCGGACTTTCAGCATCGAACAGTACTTGGCCTTTATACCCATCAATACAAGCATCTGGGCAAGCTCGAGAGGCAATTGCGTCAAGCTGGCATTGACGTCTACGAAGCGGATATTTTTCCTACTGATCGCTACTTGATGGAGCGCTTTATCACCGGGCCGGTCTGGTTTCATGATCAGCCCGACTGTGAAGTTAGCGTATTAAATAGCGACCTTAAACCTGAGTCAGGCTATCGCCCCCAGCTACGCTTGGTCTCGCTCGATATTGAAACCAGTGCTCGCGGCGAGTTGTATTCGATTGCGCTAGAAGGCTGCGGTCAACGGCAGGTGTATATGCTTGGCCCGCAAAACGGGGAGGATCAGGAGTTTGATTTCACGCTCACCTACTGTGAAAGCCGCCCTCAATTGCTGGAGCAATTAAATCGCTGGATTGTGACCTATGATCCAGACGCCATTATCGGCTGGAATCTGGTGCAGTTTGATCTGCGCATTCTGCAGCAACACGCAGAGCAATATCGCATCCCGCTGCGCCTTGGGCGCGACGGCAGTGTCATGGAGTGGCGAAAACATCCCCAGCAAGAGCATTTTTTTGCCAGTGTGGCAGGCCGGCTGATTATTGATGGCATTGAAGCGCTGAAATCCGCCACCTGGAGTTTTCCATCGTTCAGTTTGGAATATGTATCCCAAACCCTGCTTGGCGAAGGCAAGGCCAGTGACAACCCTTACCAGCGCATGGATGAGATCCAGCGCCGTTTCGAGGAAGATAAACCCGCGCTGGCAAAATATAACCTCAAAGATTGCGAACTGGTTACGCGCATTTTTGCGAAAACAGAGCTAATCCCCTTTCTGCTCGAACGTGCGACAGTCACTGGCCTACCGATAGACCGAAGTGGTGGTTCAGTCGCGGCATTTACCCACCGCTATCTGCCATTGATGCATCGCTTAGGCTATGTGGCACCGAATTTGGGCGATATTCACGGGCAACCCAGCCCGGGTGGGTTTGTAATGAATTCGCAGCCGGGGCTTTATGATTCAGTGCTCGTGCTCGACTATAAGAGCCTATACCCCTCAATTATCCGCAGTTTTCTGATAGACCCTGTGGGCCTGATCGAAGGCATGCTTCATCCTGAAGATGAGTTTTCGGTGCCGGGCTTTGTGGGGGCGCGCTTCTCGCGTACCAAACACTGTTTGCCTGCGATTGTCAGCCAAATCTCGCAAGGACGGGAAGACGCAAAGCGTGAATCCAATGCGCCGCTGTCACAGGCGCTGAAAATCATCATGAACTCGTTCTATGGTGTGCTTGGTTCTAGTGGTTGCCGATTCTTCGATCCTCGCCTTGCGTCGTCGATTACGATGCGTGGGCATGAAATCATGCACAAGACACGTCAGTTGATCGAACAGCAAGGTTATACGGTGATTTACGGCGATACCGATTCGACCTTCGTTTGGCTAAAACATGCCCATTCAGAGGCGCAGGCTGCGGACATTGGCCACCGACTAGCGAAACACATTAATCACTGGTGGCAGCAACATTTGCAATCGCAATTCGGTTTGGAAAGCGCACTCGAACTGCAATTTGAGAAACACTATTGCCGCTTCTTTATGCCCACAATTCGTGGCACCGAAGAAGGTAGCAAAAAGCGTTATGCGGGGCTCACCCTGCGCGCCGATGGCACGGATGAAATTGTCTACAAGGGGCTGGAAACCGTACGCACCGATTGGACGCCACTGGCCCAGCAGTTTCAGCAGGCGCTATACGGGCGTATTTTTAGGCAGCAAGCTTATCAGGACTTCGTCAGGGAATATGTTGAGCGCACATTGAATGGTGAGTTTGATGACCTGTTGGTTTATCGCAAGCGACTGCGCCGGCCAATAGCCGATTACCAGCGCAACGTACCGCCCCATGTTCGAGCGGCGCGAATCGCGGATGAGTACAACCGACAGCATGGTCGCCCTCAGCAATATCAAAACGGCGGGTGGATCAGCTATGTGATAACGGGCGCAGGCCCTGAGCCGCTCGAAGCCCGGCACCAGAAAATTGATTACGAACACTACATTACATCTCAGCTCAAGCCGATTGCCGATGCGATACTGCCATTGCTTCAGGATAACTTTGATAACTTAATCAGTCGCCAAAAAAAGCTATTCTGA
- a CDS encoding IS3 family transposase (programmed frameshift) has protein sequence MKKSTQFSPEIRERAVRMVIEHRAEYPSEWATLVSIASKIGCTPETLRTWCRRQGGDAVPANKNAAESERIKALEREVRELKKANEILRLASALFRTGGARPPLEIIRGFIDAHREQHGVEPICKLLQVAPSAYRRYVAQQRNPALRCQRAIRDEQLSSEIARVWKVNHQVYGAVKVWRQLKRDGHTVARCTVERLMRSLGLRGVTRGKAVRTTYSDSAAVCPRDHVNRQFVAERPNQLWVSDFTYVSTWQGFVYVAFVIDVFARYIVGWRVSRSMHTEFVLDALEQALWARQPEREALIHHSDRGSQYVSIRYTERLAEAGIEPSVGTTGDSYDNALAETINGLYKAEVIHRLGPWKSLESVELATLEWVSWFNHHRLLGSIGHIPPAEAEANYYRNQSEQAMLV, from the exons ATGAAGAAATCAACTCAATTTTCCCCCGAAATCCGCGAACGCGCTGTTCGCATGGTCATTGAACACCGCGCTGAATATCCATCAGAGTGGGCAACCCTCGTTTCAATTGCCAGCAAAATAGGCTGCACGCCCGAAACGCTGCGCACATGGTGCCGTCGACAAGGTGGCGACGCCGTTCCAGCCAACAAAAACGCAGCAGAGAGCGAACGCATCAAAGCGTTGGAGCGTGAGGTGCGCGAACTTAAAAAGGCCAATGAAATTCTGCGCCTGGCCAGTGCGT TATTTCGCACAGGCGGAGCTCGACCGCCGCTTGAAATAATCAGGGGATTCATCGATGCCCATCGTGAGCAGCACGGGGTCGAGCCGATCTGCAAACTCTTACAGGTCGCCCCGTCTGCCTATCGACGTTATGTCGCTCAGCAGCGCAATCCAGCGTTGCGCTGCCAACGAGCCATTCGTGATGAGCAACTGAGCAGTGAAATTGCGCGCGTCTGGAAAGTGAATCATCAGGTTTATGGTGCCGTAAAAGTTTGGCGGCAGCTCAAACGTGATGGACATACGGTGGCGCGTTGTACCGTTGAACGCTTGATGCGCAGCCTTGGTCTGCGCGGCGTCACTCGTGGCAAAGCAGTACGAACGACCTATTCAGATTCTGCTGCCGTTTGCCCTCGAGACCATGTAAATCGTCAATTCGTCGCCGAACGACCGAATCAGCTTTGGGTGTCGGATTTTACCTACGTATCGACGTGGCAAGGCTTCGTCTATGTGGCGTTTGTAATTGATGTGTTCGCTCGGTATATCGTGGGCTGGCGAGTCAGTCGCAGCATGCACACTGAGTTTGTGCTGGATGCATTAGAGCAGGCGTTGTGGGCGCGACAGCCAGAGCGTGAGGCGCTGATTCATCACAGCGACCGTGGTTCGCAATATGTGTCGATTCGCTATACCGAACGATTGGCTGAAGCAGGTATTGAGCCATCCGTAGGGACGACCGGTGATAGTTACGACAATGCACTAGCTGAAACGATTAACGGGCTCTACAAAGCGGAGGTAATTCATCGTTTAGGTCCGTGGAAAAGCCTAGAATCTGTGGAGCTAGCGACATTGGAATGGGTTTCGTGGTTCAATCATCATCGTTTGCTTGGGTCGATTGGCCATATCCCGCCTGCGGAAGCAGAAGCAAACTATTATCGTAACCAAAGCGAGCAGGCCATGTTGGTCTGA
- a CDS encoding SIR2 family NAD-dependent protein deacylase: MIYFFTGAGMAADSGLPTFRASDGLWEKHDINLVCNFDRYRLDKNVRELTREFYNARKLQYGDAQPHAGYAAIAQLQRKTPVTVITTNIDLLHEKAGTQDVIHLHGQVDQMSCAACLHYWHIGDEAFQADDCPACGSGITKPGIVFFGEPAPQYETLYQIASNLTEDDIFVVVGTSLNVVDPIYLIRSMQRLPRIVMIDPNIPNSARQYGAECIAAPAQQGVCDWITSLEANKD, encoded by the coding sequence ATGATTTACTTCTTTACTGGCGCAGGCATGGCAGCTGATTCGGGATTGCCAACATTTCGTGCGAGTGATGGCCTGTGGGAAAAGCATGATATTAATCTGGTCTGCAATTTCGATCGCTATCGCCTCGACAAGAACGTCCGTGAGCTAACGCGTGAATTCTACAATGCTCGGAAACTTCAATATGGCGACGCACAACCGCACGCTGGTTACGCCGCCATCGCGCAATTGCAGCGGAAAACGCCCGTCACGGTCATCACCACCAATATTGATTTACTCCATGAAAAAGCGGGAACTCAAGACGTCATCCACCTGCATGGGCAGGTGGATCAAATGTCCTGTGCCGCTTGTTTGCATTACTGGCACATTGGCGATGAGGCATTCCAAGCAGATGATTGCCCCGCCTGCGGCAGTGGCATCACTAAACCGGGCATTGTCTTTTTTGGTGAGCCAGCGCCTCAATACGAAACCCTCTATCAAATTGCTAGCAATTTAACTGAGGATGATATTTTTGTCGTCGTTGGCACTAGCCTGAACGTTGTCGACCCGATTTATCTAATCCGCTCGATGCAACGACTACCGCGCATCGTGATGATCGACCCCAATATTCCCAATTCTGCACGTCAATATGGTGCGGAGTGTATTGCTGCACCAGCGCAGCAAGGTGTTTGTGATTGGATAACCTCTTTGGAGGCCAATAAAGATTGA